The Prunus dulcis chromosome 5, ALMONDv2, whole genome shotgun sequence genomic sequence ATGATTTTAAATCTAAGATGGGATCTATCATGCCATATTAAGCTCCACCATCCAGCATAAGGCTGATGCTCCACTATTTTAATGTATGGGGAGGAGATCAAACTCGAGCAAACATAGGCGTTCGAGTGGGAGGTGCGAATCCAACGCAGATTCGTGGCGAATTAGAATAgattttttcctaattttggGGTCTTTTAAGTTTCCTGTTCCTTTGTATGATTGTACTAAAGTACTATAACATATAAATAGGCAATTTAGTGCTAGGGTTTAATCTAACGAGTGCAAGAGAAAAAACTAAGGCATCAAATTGGGTTTCAACCAAGGGTAAGAGAAACGAAAGCTAGAGTTTGTGAGAGAGTAAAGGGGATTCTTCATTGTAATCAAAGAGGTTCTTTCTTACTAGTGAATTTCTCGGGGATCACCAAAGACGACGTAGACACAACGCCGAACCTCTATAAattcttgtgttctttgtgtgtgtgtgtgtgtgtgtgtgtttttacttttcggttgatgtgtgtgctttatCTTTATGTGGCTTGTGTGTGGTAATTGCATAATCCATCAAATGACAAGGTCTTGGGGTGTTTTTACACAACACACACTTCTTCCCTTTTGTTGAAATAAACAAGCGTGAACATTTATGGGCTTAGACTGAGTGAAAAGGATGGAAACCCATGTTAAACAGTCCTAAATTAATAATGGGATCTATCATGCCACATTAACCTGCACCATCCAGCTTAAAGCTAGTGCTCCACTTATGGGCTTAGCACTTATGTTTTGGAACAGTGCCACCAACACTTTCGACTTTGGAGTTGGTCCAATGTCCATATCAATCCTAGACTATCATGATCCGATTCGAAAATAAGGAATATTCTCGAATCAGGGTGTGAGTCATACCATAGTCATAAGAATAAAATCCTATAACCATGATATGATGAGAAAGAGAGCcacaaatgaaaacaaatttacTTAACACCACAAAATCAAAGTCGCAGTATAGCTCGTAGTTAAATACACACTAAGATCTTTATCAAACGGTTGACTACTTACAAATGTTAATTACACAAATCGTCAACAAAAACCTAGTAGCTTGGTTGAAACCCGCTTCTTCAAACTTCGCCTTGAATCATGCACAATCTATTAGGGTATGAGCATTCTAATGCCCAATAGAGTTCCGTCAAACCCCTCAAGGTCAGCTACCACAGTTAATCAAAGTGTCATGCATCAAACAACGCAAGATATAGAAATTATGCAATCATActagataaataaatttgcataTGCAGTGATGCCATGAACAAAATCCCTTCTAATCCCACTAATTCATATCTTAGGGCAACAAGCCTACATGTCCCATACCATTCGTTTTACCAATGTAGCTTTGAATACCCTAAAATATGAACTAGCGCTCATCCGTCTCTTaacctatttttcttttgtttacgaatttctcaactttcacttttctttAGAGGCCCTATTCCCATCACCTCAATATATTCAAGCTCTGCTCCCATCACTTGAATGTATTCCGCATTTTTACTCATATATATCTAAGGCCTTCTCCCACCCTTTAGATACACGTCAAACGACATACACCCCCTTAACACCACTGTATTTATAATGCATATGTAATGCAACGAAAACATCATTTATCTCTGttgaataataatacaaataataaaaataatattgcaAGCTTCatcacatgaataataatattcaccCAACATCAAATAAAATCCACGAAAAAACATCAATAATAGTATTCACATAACATCAAATAATATTCGCCGAGCAAAGCAACAATAATATTCATATTTATAGTACTATATATAAGCACCAAGATTAAAAGTGACATAGCCCAATCATTGGGAATCAGGAAACCCTACCTCAAGTCAAGCTAGCTAAAGTACCAAATTTACCCTTCGAAGATTCTCGGAGTTGTCGAATCTACACTTTTGATCCAATTCCtgaacaaattcaaatccaaactATTATTGAGCAGTCTTCACTTTATTTCACCTAAGACCAACCTCAACCTGATGCATTTCAAAGATTTTGCGTAAAAATGACGAAAATGCCCCTAGGACCAACCCGGGGTCCAAATAGGCCAAATCTCGtccaaaataatcaaaaacTCTGTCCTATGCCCTGTCAACACCGAAACAAGGTCAACTACACCCATTATCCAAAAGTTACTATTTGGGTCTCGTGGGCCCCACAACAAATAATACTTTGTACTACCTCAGATTGACTCAAAACATATACCATTGGACTCAGATCGAGAAATTGAGTCAACTGTACCAAAAATATGGGGTGTTGGAGACATCCGGAACAGCCGCCACTCGCCGGAGCCGAGAGTGGGCTTGTTTCCGGTTACTATTCATCGTCTTCCCCAAAAATCCTGCAACTTCCCctatttttaagtttaaatGTCAGATTTTGTGAGCCATTTTGACCAGCCAAACTTTAACAAAATTGGGCAAAATTTTAGTGGTTTTGAAGCTTAATAACTCTAGTTTCTAACCCAACAAACCACACTAAAAACGGAGATAAAACGAAGGAGAAAACTAGCTCCAAATTTGGACTCGTGGCTGGTTTTTCTGCAGaaaacagatttttttttccaaactttGCACCTGTGTTGGACCTATCAAAACTAAACCAAATTCAACGtaaccaacttttttttgttccttGCCAATTCTAGTTTAAAAAACAGCAAATGGCTTCCTCAAACACTCAAAGGATTGGGAGAAAAATAGAGCCAAAGTGAGGCTCGCGGACTGCAAATTTCCAGATTTGGTTCAAAGTTGTTTCCAACCATTCTAACACCTCCAAGTTGTTCCTAAGGCTTCTAAAACACTTCTAAACTTCATACCTATCAATTAAACTcatcaaaaactcaaaatgaaaccaaaatcaacaatacccACACTTGAAAAATTGCTCTATCCACCCAACCCGAAAATAGAAATTCAACCTCTTCCAATTCAATTTCCCCATCACTCAAGAGACTCAAAATACTCTTTAAGGGACTAAAAACACATGAACACAAAGTTAAAAAACACAAGTTCGAAACTTGACTCACCTTAgagattttttcttctcttatcttcttctttttctccttgttcttaattttcttcttcttctctctctctctctctctctcctaccAGCAACTCACCTCCCCTAGTTCTTAGCTTCATCAAGAAAAATCCCTTAGGCTAGGTGTCTCACCACTTAGACTAGGTGACTCATCCTCATCCCTTCATAATGGAAGCTTTGAAATGAGGCAATGGGGGAAGAATGGGAGGAGGATGGTTTGATTCCCTCCACGTTTCGGATTCTTCTTatcttcttatttatttatttatttatttataaatattatttgtttttgttttgggcctACAAGGATATTTTGGTAATTATTCACACATAAGGGTATTGTGGTCATGTTTgtccaacttcaaattaaacaCACTTAATTTAATGATCTCAATCCAAAGTCACTTGATGAAATACCCATAATCATTGTCCaccataattttattttcactaaaaaaaatgaaaattcaccTTTAATTTTTCGAGGTATTTGGATTTAGGCCCCATGGGAGGATGGCCGATTGTTTAAGAGATTTCCAAAGGACCACCCAGCGGTGGAGAAAATGTTCCTAACTCGGCCCAAATTGATTGATGAAGTCAAGATCAAGGCGCTCACCATCATAccactctttttcctttcacGACCATCATCGACAACGAAAGCTAACACGCCACACAAGCGCTCACACTAAAAAGGACGACTTTGTTGCCAAATAAGCTCGACTCATCAATTATTTAACTCCGAAGAATCCACccaattgaccaaaaaagattTAGCGTCCAACAACAACTAGTAGTAGTAGGTAGTGGAAAGAGACATAGAGATTTTTAGCACATGGGGTATGGAGACTACCCAACAGTGGGCATGTAGGAAGGAGATGTGGTAAAAGAAttatcagaaaaataataataaattagttGTGAGATTTAATCAGAGCTATTAACAGTACTTCAATCACAGCTATTATGCAATGTATCAATCATTAGCTGCAATGTGATCTGAAAGTTTTCATCTTATTACGTTAACCACAAAATCATACTAATAAACTAAAATTCGTAATACGTGAATATTACAGTCCATGAATTAATTGAAACCTGCAGAGCACTTGTAAGGGTCATAACTTGAATTAACACATCAACCACTTCTGTGATATTTAGGCACATCAACCACTTCTGGAAtactaatatattttattttattgttcgAAACCCTTGTACTATATGTCTCGTGCACCTTCAACCACTAGAAATTTGATTCAACATTTTTGCTGTTTTTGTTATTGAGTCTATATATAGCTAGCTAGCCCACCAACTAGTTGATGAAGAGTAACTTGTACTGTATTACAAAAGTACAAACCCTAGCTTGCAAAGGAAACATAGGTCACCACCAAGTGAGAAGTGTCTATATAAATATAGGTCTCTTCAGTCCTTCACATTCGCAAGAAAAAACACATTAAGATCGAAATGGGAAAGAGCAAGGTGCTTGTGGTAGGTGGAACTGGGTACGTGGGGAGAAGGATTGTAAGGGCAAGCCTAGCCCAAGGCCACCCAACCTATGTCCTTCAAAGGCCAGAGATTGGTCTCGACGTTGATAAGCTAGAAATGCTCTTGGGATTTAAGAAGCAAGGAGCTCACCTTGTGGAGGgttcattttctgatttccAAAGCCTTGTTGATGCTGTCAAGCTTGTTGATGTTGTCATCTGCCCCATGTCTGGGGCTCATAATCGGAGTCACAACATTTTGATGCAGCTCAAGCTTGTTCAAGCTATCAAAGAAGCTGGAAATATTAAGGTATTAGTGATCGATCTCCAAAATATCATATATGTGTGTAATAGGCATATATACAATTTACAAATGAATGGATGGATGTTCATTTGCTCCGTGTGCGTTTTCACTCTCATGTTACTACACatcatgttttaattttttgaacttATTAATATCCTATACCTAAAATATAAATACGATGTCCATTCATATTATATATCATATGGATTAGTAACATCATGTGATGGCAAAATTATTGGTTGTAACGTCACCCCAATATATGGTGTTACAAACCCAAGTATTATAATATTGGTCAATGACATCGATATATTTAAGAGATTTAGGGTATATACACACGTTATAAAATAAGCGGATTGATTGTGAGGCTCACACCAAAAATTTCTTCACCTACCGGTATTCCAGTCACACCAAAAAGTTTTTTCGAACTCTCAGTTGCGACAATATTTTATCTATCTTTATAGCTACCCTTCATTTTTTTGGAGTACACCttctaattatttttcattattgcTCGTGTCAGGTGGCACTTGTAAGTATCTAGTTACCATTAATAGAAATGATATGATTTTGCTTAAGAAGTGGTTTAACTTTTTCCTGATAAGGAAGagaatcaaagaaaaagtggCTTATGGGTATCGAAGGTCAGGGTGGTGGGTGGTTAATAGTGATATTCCAAGTCTTCaatatgaaaagaaacaaagtgaGTCCTAAATATTATTTGATACTAAActtatgaatttaatttaCCACGGTTCAATACTTGGGTACAAAGGCTCATTGTCCTCGTTAATTCGCCTCACTCAGTAATCTACCctaaaagaggaaaaaaatgaattaatattACATATAAATGTTTCcaaattaaatacttaaaagAACACTAAGTATGATACAAACCACTGTATTTCTTACTCTTTTTGTTTCACTGGTTTTTTTTGTGCAGCGTTTCTTGCCATCAGAGTTCGGTTTCGATCCAGCACGTATGGGACATGCACTTGAACCTGGAAGAGTTACATTTGATGAGAAAATGATAGTGAGAAAGGAAATACAAGATGCTAAAATTCCTTTCACTTATGTATGTGGCGCCGCCTTCGCCAGCTATTTTGCCGGCAACCTTTCTCAGATGGGAACACTCTTCCCTCCAAAGGAAAAGGTGCTTATTTATGGAGATGGTAACGCTAAAGGTAAAAGTTTATAAATTAAGTTAAGCATCACTTTTTACCACTATAGGCATTCATATATAGAACATGTTTAGCAACGGATTTCTAGCTCAAGTAGTTAAGAGTATTCAACCCTGCATCCGAGGTCCTAGGTTCGATTTCCCTCTCGCTCAATATCACCTgtctaaaaatatatatagaaaatatatactTCTATATTTGTTTCTGCATGCAAGAGCAATGATTTAAGTATATATGACATAGAATTAATCGTCTTAGTTTATGCTTTTCATGTACTGTGCAGTAACTATTTTGGAGGAAGATGACATCGCAGCATATACAATCAAAACAATAGATGATCCGCGAACATTGAACAAAACATTGTACCTTCGTCCACCCGAAAACGAACTCAGTCAAAAGCAATTGGTCGAGATGTGGGAGAACCTAATAGGCAAGAAACTAGAACATATTTCCATTTCTGAACAAGACTTCCTTGCCTCTATGAAAGGTACGCAAATAAAATCTATTGTATCAAGAAAGTTACCAAATTGCATCTATGGTTAACCTTGTCGATTAATCATCAGCTCTACTCATGGATTTTATCTGCCCACACAATAAAATTCTATGATTTTTTGTACGCGTAGATCGATCGACATTCACTCATTATTCGGATTTTAGGTTTGAACTCTTGAGTTGTAGTAGCCTAAAATCAAAGATCTGAACCAAATATAAACTCTAAACTGAAATTTCAAACCTTGAAGTAATCCATAaatgaacataaaaaattGTAAGATGTTGAGCTGTGGCGGTAATGGTCAATAAATCGGCATTCTAAACTGCTTGTGTGGTTAGCCAgtattagaaaattaaatttaatctCTATATGCGTAGCTTTCTTTTGATCTCATATATGTAATACCATATTTCAGGTATGGACTTTGCAGGCCAGGTAGGAGTGGGGCATTTCTACCACATGTTCTATGAAGGCGCTCTGACAAACTTTGAAATCggggaagaaggaaaagaagctTCAAAGCTTTACCCAGAAGTGAAATACACCCGCATGGATGAATACTTAAAACTTTATACATGAGAACAAAACAACGTGTTTAGTAATCGTGCCTGATGCTCTATATTGTGTATGTAATACAGCATATTAATTACTTATTATTATGTATTGTTAGTGAGGCTATAGTTTCCTAGGTGATCTCAGTGTGAGGTCTCAAACTGGGACAAATATATATGCCTCTATGCATTTGTATGGAATAAGAATTTCTTATTAAGTAAACGAAAACCGTAATTACTACAACACTTTGAACCAAAAAAGGTGTCctacatgtttttttattttttaacaagaaataaaattatggaGTTTCACTATTATGCACAATATAGGggttcaaattataaaataaaaaaaccctaaatgaaatggactttagaaacacacccaaaactcatttacaacataacaaagaggcttcgaactttctataaattataaaactgcCATCGATTTCTTAACACAagtccaaccccaaaacctcataaaaaaaatcaaaaacacTCAAACGGGCATCacagtaatttaataatcaaaattaaattcaataggacCAGCTGTCCTTCTGGGTTTTttgtgggtttgtttatagaaattaaatggtgtagaaTTTATCTATATGCtaataaaattacaacatGATCCCTAAACATACAAGTAGTATGTGTTGCTTATAGAGAGAAATCAAAGAAGCAAACAATAGCCAACGAAGTCTAGCTTAGTGGAAAATGGCCTTTACTTGTAGACCAAAGGTTTTAGGTTCGAATCCCCATGGCATtatagttgtgtgtgtgtgtgtgtgaaatcCCCCTCCTATGtggtttagactatcgcttgtataaaaaaaaaatagaagcaaaaaagaaaaaaagaaaaaaagatttattTACATTAACATGAGGATTATGGTATCTTTCCAAAACCCCGTCAGTTTTCAAAAAGTTTACAAAATTCCCAACTGTTTTATTCCACagttgatttctctcacagaaAATTTGATagcgattattttcatagcacagcaatgccaaacagGCCCTAACCCACTTGGGAAAATGGAAGAAGATCACTCTTTCTTGGATCCATGCCTTGGCTTTCTTAGTTGGGTATCTAATTGCtctcactactacattttacaatTTGCGTGACGATGAGAATTTCATTGCGCAAAGTACATTTTAGTCTCTCAAATTTCAACGCGACAGAAACTTCCTCGctcaaagatcgtgaagaaagactttgcgcgaccaaattttcttattggtcgcgcaaaactgTGCGACGGTTAACCTTTGTTGCACAAAAAGTTTAGGGGCGACAGAATTGTTCGTCTCACAAACTTTTGCGTGACAACAGCATGTTCGTTGCGAGTACAAAGCGCGACGGATGATATTTGTGTCGCAACTAATTGCTCGACGATTTGAATTCGTGTCTCGGACATTTATGCAACGATTTTTGTTGCACAACGAAATCGTCTTTGTCgcgcattttttttttcgtgaGACAAAAGATTTCGTCACgcaaagataaaataaaatatctttaaaatttcattttatgcttttttattttgtaaaaacatGAATTGCCGCGACCAAAAGAGTTTTGTTgcgcaaaaataaaatatattttatttcatttcattttacatttttttaattttgtaaaaaaaaaatttgtttggtttttttttttttgcaataaaaaaatgtaatgaagagaaaaaaaaaatttataaaaaaatataaatgtatagtacaagagaaatttttttaatttaattaagaaagTAAAATACTAATCAAacaatgttccaaaatctacttGGTCGTCTGGCAATTGCGGCTCGAAGGTCTGGACATTGTCGACAGGGACAGATGTCTGGTGGCCATGCTCGGGTTGGAGAGGCTGGGAGGTCAATGAGGAACCAAAATGCGGGATTGGAATGCCGAACCGAGCAAGGGACTCTAGAAGCACAGACATCTGACCCTTAAGCTAGGCCACCATCGCTGTCAAAGCAGTTACCTCGTTTGACTGCGACGATGCGCGGGGTCTAGGTTCCCGTCGCCGAGCATTCCCCATTCCTCGACAATACGTTTGCGGTCTCCTCCCGAGGGTCTGATCCAACATCTCTatcaagatctgaaacccagcatcctatggaggatccacagactcgagtggagtatcgggaggaagttAGGAGGcagactcctgaagaaccaactggttCCTCTCCACCATTGCCGTCTatttaacataacataaaatattaattaaaacattcatatagTAACCCTGAAACTTGAATCCATaagataataattaaaattaaagaatacttacatgaagggactcgaccaactcattcccaagtcgaacataaacgcatcaaagacgtcgatctccaGGAAATTAGATTACCCCCtgaattgaacaagagaagaaaaatgttagtacaaaaaaataaattaatattaatgacatattaaaaattgaatacaaACTCTTTTATAATTACCCGCcaccgtgcatccatcctatatgAGAAGTGCCTGGAGCCtgaatggtggagaagagtcttcttgTTCCTATTCCCTTATTTACTTTGGCCTTATTctattatacaaaaaataaacatattagttgaaattgaaatgaaatataaaaaattaaataaacattagtaagaaacatgtaataattttgaacttaatataaaaaaataacacatAATCGGGGGCCtaaaaatgagcgcagagccacgcccaactatcctcATGCCCCTCAATCTCCTTCGGGCAACTCCACTGAAGAGCGACTTTTCCAGCAAAGCTTTTCTTTAACTTCTTCTTCGTTATATGGGGGGTTCTATTTACCCCAGCAAACATCTCATGCCATCTAACAAGCCCACAACAAATCTGCAGAAATGGTTGAAGAAATTAGTTAAATGGTACCTTTCTTAGGAAGAAGGTTGCTGGCAATAGCTCTTTGATTGCGGGTTAGACAGAGTATATATCTTTAGTGTCTTTCTTGGATATCAGACCACAAACTGATTGCAATGTGCTTCCAATTGGTTGCCTTTCTATGCACTCTTCTTTCACTCCAATTTCGATCTAATTCCAATTATCACTTCTGTGCAACCTTACTGAGAGATGGCTGTTTTCCATAGGAACAAGGGGCAGCTTTGGGGAGGTGGGGTTGGGGtggattattttttaagtttttttaatttataaatatatatatatatatatttgccagaatattattaattatgaatgggtattttaggaattatggtgggtggaaagataggattgtgttttttcaaatttatatgatGGGACAGAGGGGTGGAAATAACAGCACTCCAAATAAATTAACCCGCAGTTTTCTGTCTAACTTTACGCGACGATAACAATTACCGTCGCACTAGGGTTTTTTCGCTACGATATGTGTCATCGCGCAAGTGTTTGGcatcaaaaaaaataaacccgcgtttttcttcctcactttgcgcgacgaccaCGTTTTTGGTCACGCTAAGTTTTCTTTTGCGACAAAATTtttggtcgcgcaagttttgaatagtttgcgcgacgaataattttttcgtcgctcaaGTGTTTCTTGCGTGATCAATTTgtcgtcgtcgcgcaaatagtacaTTGTAGTAGTGTTTCACGGGCCAACTCCTTGCtttttttgataaatataGTTATGGCCCAACTACCTATTTCTTTCATATGTGCTACATctagttatttcaaatttaGTCAATCAATGTtgtttttatagaaaatttagTCTTGTTATCAAATCCAAATCATTTCTTTCAAATCCCTTCATCCAAATGGACCTTtagcaaaaaaacaaaaacaaaaacaaaaaacaagaaccCTGATTTGCTGGTTGTGTTCTCCTTTTGCAATTGCATGGTTCCAATCGATATTGCAGTTGTTTTGATGGCCAATGCTAGTATATTCAATTGATTATGAGTTCTTCTGCTACCCTTATAAACTACAGCTTTTATCGTTAAAGAACAATAATCTTTTTACtgagagaaattgaattacaacacaaaaccacaccaactaccctaacccaaaagaccaaataaaattaattggaACACAGTATATTTCTCTAACTATACGAGTGATGTAAATGAAGTGTCTGGGGAGATTCTGAATAATAGTAATCTAATTTATAATCGGATGATATTGTGATCAATAATAACACATGCATCTTTTAAccacagaaaaaagaaagttgaaaGAACTCATAAACAATGAGAACTCAACAAAAGAcagctattttttttttctttttggcaaCAAATATAGCACTTAGCAGCCTCTTCTTTTGAATAGAATGTGAATATAAGCAAAGTGTTGAGTGTTTGTCATCAAAGTGTAGTATCTTGTAAACGAAAGCATCTCGGTTCGAAATCACCGGCATTTGAACCAACATAATCATAGCTCTCTTTAGTATTTAAGTCAAAATTTATAGAGCCCCTCTCAACCTTAAGCTTTGCATCTTTATGTTCTTCTGTATTTCCCTCTTCATAAATCTCAAAAGTTGAACCATTGCTCTTTCCTCTTCTATCCTCCTCATTTATATTCTccataaaatttgaaagagcCAAATTGAAGTCAGTTAATTGGGCTCTTGTAGCTTCTATAGTAGTGGGCCCCTTCATGTCTAGGGAGAGGCCCTTTTGGGCCTTCTCCAATATGGCTTGCAAGTACTTCCCTTGGGCTTCTATTCTCATCTGCAACTTCTTCTGAACCTATTGGAAAAGTTTAAgatttttattataagaaaATGCTAGCATATTATTTGGCCATTCAGATTTCTGATAGCAAAACAACATACCTCAAGCTGCTCTTGCAATCTGTTTTGTACTTCAATCTGACACTTGAGTGCCTCAGAAAATGGAAGTGTTCTGTTTTCAGCATTTTCGTTCATTAGTATCCAAGCGGGTTCGTAAGGAAAATGAGCATAACAATCTTAAACCAAAAGCATTTCAATAAGGATAATAAGCATTTTAATAGGTTTAACGGAGATATAATCCAAAAAGGAGAATCCTGatgta encodes the following:
- the LOC117627184 gene encoding isoflavone reductase homolog; the protein is MGKSKVLVVGGTGYVGRRIVRASLAQGHPTYVLQRPEIGLDVDKLEMLLGFKKQGAHLVEGSFSDFQSLVDAVKLVDVVICPMSGAHNRSHNILMQLKLVQAIKEAGNIKRFLPSEFGFDPARMGHALEPGRVTFDEKMIVRKEIQDAKIPFTYVCGAAFASYFAGNLSQMGTLFPPKEKVLIYGDGNAKVTILEEDDIAAYTIKTIDDPRTLNKTLYLRPPENELSQKQLVEMWENLIGKKLEHISISEQDFLASMKGMDFAGQVGVGHFYHMFYEGALTNFEIGEEGKEASKLYPEVKYTRMDEYLKLYT
- the LOC117627186 gene encoding myb family transcription factor PHL11, whose amino-acid sequence is MERNYGGGCDGEGNCGYENGVMMTRDPKPRLRWTPDLHDRFVDAVTKLGGPDKATPKSVLRLMGLKGLTLYHLKSHLQKYRLGQHARKQSSGDEHNRENNRDSYVHFSNHHSTGSSAKSSRGGNAEQGTLPFSEALKCQIEVQNRLQEQLEVQKKLQMRIEAQGKYLQAILEKAQKGLSLDMKGPTTIEATRAQLTDFNLALSNFMENINEEDRRGKSNGSTFEIYEEGNTEEHKDAKLKVERGSINFDLNTKESYDYVGSNAGDFEPRCFRLQDTTL